A stretch of DNA from Chloroflexota bacterium:
GGTCGACGGCGTTCTCGGCGTCCGTGAAGAAGTTGCACGCCCGGTAGTGGAGCGTCACCTCCCGCTCCCCCACGCCTTCCATCTCGGGGAAGCGTCGCATCGGCGGCGGCTCTCCCTCCCCGAGATAGACGAAGATGAGCCCGAGATACTCCCGCGTCGGATAGGAACGGATCCGCACGCGGTCGCAGAAGGGGGTGACTTCGGCTGGCTGGTGAACGCACTGGCCTGTCGCGTCGTACATCCAGCCGTGATAGCGACACCGAATGTTGTCGCCCTCAACCCACCCGGTGGAGAGCTGCGTGCCGCGGTGCGCGCACCGAAACGCGACCACGTGGGCCTCGCCCGACTGGCCTCGATAGAGCGTGAGATCCTCGCTCATGATCTGGATCGGTACGGCTTTCCCGCGCGCCAAGTCTCGAGATCGATAGACCGGCTGCCAGAACCGGCGCAAGTACCGGCCGGCGAGCGTGCCGGGGCCCGTGTGCGCCCAGTCCCGCCAATCGGCATCTCGCCCATCGCTATCAAGGGTGGCCTGGGTCATTCCCGCGTACCTCCGATTCTTGACTCACGCGGCGCACTATCGCGGCGACGCATCGACCGCCACGTCGGTACCAGCCGCCAGGCGACTTGGCGGATCATAGATTGGACGTGCCGTGCCGTCAAAGGCTCGATGTGCCGCCTGGCGTCACTGATCCGTTACGTGCGCGACGGAAAGCTTGCCGAGCCGCAGCGCCACATCGCTTCCCGACTCTGCCGCGCCGACCACGGAGATCTGAAACCAGCCCTCCTTATAGGCATCGTCGTGTACGTCGCCGAGCAGTGTCCCGTTCGCGCTCGCCGCGATGCTCGATCCCACACACACCATCTCCAGGTGGTTCATCGCGGTATCTCGCTGAATGGCTGGCGAGACTTGGTCGGCCACCAACGAGGTCGACGTTCCGCTGATGTCCATCTTCGAGATGCTGAACGAGCGCGTGGACGGGGTCACGGTCAATTCGTACCAGCCCTGCTCGTTCGCCCGACAGACGATGCCGATCACCCGCCCCGTGGCCGGGGCCCCAACCAGCCGGGCGTCCACGGCGATGATGGCATCCCGGAAGATCCCCGGAACCGCGACGAAGCCGCCGCGCGGCCCGGCGATCTCGTACTCGTGGTCGACATAGCCCACGCGGAACGTCGCCGACTCGGGCGCGGCGGACGGGAGAAAGCCCGCGCTCGGATCCCCGAAGTCGTCCGTGAGGGCGACGCTCGTCGCGCGCGCGGGCGGTCGGGTCGCGGCCGGCGCTGGCGAGCCGGCGCTCCCCCGGAGCACCGCCATCGCGATCGACGCGACGACGACGACGCCGGCCGCGGCGGCGGCAAGGGCGACCAGTGGGGCTGAGGGCCAGCTCGGGCGAGCGGTCGAGCCCTCAGGCGAAGCGCCGGAGGGCTCCGGCGCCTGCGCCGCGGCGGGTTGGGCCCGGCGCGGCCGCGGCGTCACCTCCGTGCGTCCGGCATCGGCGGCGAGCGGAATCGTCTCCCGCGCCGCCGGCGTTGCTCTGACGCCTGCGAGGTCCGCGGCGAACGCGGAACAGGCGGGGAAGCGCTCCTCTGGCGCCTTCCGCATGGCGCGAAGAAGCGCCTCGGCGACAGGCCGAGAAAGATCGGGGTTGATCTGCTGGGGAGAGGGCGTGGGCTCGTGCACGTGCTGGTACAGGACCGCGTGGGCATCCCCGGTGTACGGCGGCTCCCCCGCCAGCAGATGAAACGCCATGACGGCAAGCGAATACTGATCGCTCTGCGGCCCGACCGTTCGCCCCATAGCCTGCTCCGGGGACATGTAGATCGGCGTACCCAGAGCCAAACCAGTCCCGGTGATGGTCTCGGCCCCGCGCAGGTGAGCGATCCCAAAGTCGGTCAGGAGGGGGCGAGACCCGTCCATGAGGACGTTCGCGGGCTTCACGTCGCGGTGGATGATCCCACGGGCGTGCGCGGCGTCCAACGCGCTCGCGACCCCGGAAATGATGGCGTAAACGGTGGGCGGGTCCATGGGAGTGGGGAACTGATCGAGGCTCCGTGCGCCCGCGATGTACTGCATGGCCAGAAACCAGAGGCC
This window harbors:
- a CDS encoding serine/threonine-protein kinase — its product is MAALEPGTVLQRGSFVIVSQLGEGGFGAVYLAHQPRLDRDVAIKVLHPEHGAREESVERFRREALAAAGLSHPNVLPVFDFDFDPDVGLWFLAMQYIAGARSLDQFPTPMDPPTVYAIISGVASALDAAHARGIIHRDVKPANVLMDGSRPLLTDFGIAHLRGAETITGTGLALGTPIYMSPEQAMGRTVGPQSDQYSLAVMAFHLLAGEPPYTGDAHAVLYQHVHEPTPSPQQINPDLSRPVAEALLRAMRKAPEERFPACSAFAADLAGVRATPAARETIPLAADAGRTEVTPRPRRAQPAAAQAPEPSGASPEGSTARPSWPSAPLVALAAAAAGVVVVASIAMAVLRGSAGSPAPAATRPPARATSVALTDDFGDPSAGFLPSAAPESATFRVGYVDHEYEIAGPRGGFVAVPGIFRDAIIAVDARLVGAPATGRVIGIVCRANEQGWYELTVTPSTRSFSISKMDISGTSTSLVADQVSPAIQRDTAMNHLEMVCVGSSIAASANGTLLGDVHDDAYKEGWFQISVVGAAESGSDVALRLGKLSVAHVTDQ